The Streptomyces sp. 11x1 genomic sequence TGACGCCCTCATCAACTCGCGGCGCGACCGCCTCGCCGCCGCCCGGGCGGCAGAGCGCACCGGAGACATCGCCCTGACCGCCCGCGTCATCGGCGCCTACGACGTGCCCGCCCTGTGGAGCCGGGCCGACGACCCCGAGCAGTCCCGCGCCGTCGTCGCGGCGGCCGAGCGTACGCTCACGGCGCTCGGTACCGACGGCCCCGCCGAACTGCGCGCCCGCCTGCTGGCCACCGTCGCGGTCGAGAGCCGCAGCGCCGAGCTGTCCGCCATCGAACTGAGGCGTGCCGGGCAGGCGGCGCGCGAGGCCGAGGCACTGGCCCGGGAGTTGGGCGATCCCGCTCTGCTGGTGTTCGCCCTCAACGGCGTCTTCCTCCAGTCCTTCACCCGGCCCGGGCTCGCGGCGGCGCGGGACGTGATCGGCGCCGAGATCCTTGACCTGGCCACCCGGCACAAGCTGGCGAACTTCGCCGTCCTCGGCCGGCTCATCCGTCTGCAATCCGCCTCCGCCCTTGGCGACCTCGACGCCGCGACCGCACACGCCGAGGCCGCCGAGCAGCTCGCCCTCAGCACCGAGGCCTCTGCCGTCCCCGTACTCACCAGCTGGTTCCGCGCCCGGGTCACAGCCGCACGCAGCACCGCACCGGGCGGACCGAGCGCCGCCACAGCCGCGGCGCACTACCGCGCCGTCGAAGACGCCCTCGCCGAAACAGCGGGCATGCCGGGGCTGCACCGGGGCCTGTTCGCCCTCGCCCTCCTGGGCCTACGTCTCCTGCACGGCCGTCCCGCGCCCACGGATCCCGCTCTCGACTGGGGCCCGTACCACCCCTGGACGCGCCCCTTGGTGCTGCTCGCCCACAACCGGACAGAAGAGGCCCGCACCGCGCTGACCACGGCGCCCGAACCACCCCTTGATCACATGCAGGAAGCACTCTGGTGCCTGACCGCCCACGCCGCCGCCCGCCTCCACGAGCGCCCGCTCGCCGCCCGTGCGGCGACCGCCCTGCGCGCCGCCCGCCTCGAACACGCGGGCGGGGCGAGCGGGATGCTGACTCTGGGGCCGGTGGCGCTCTACCTGGCGGAAGCCGAGGCTTGCGCCAACAAGGGATGACCGACACCGCGTGGCGCCCAGGGGCCCGTCGAGGGCGAAGCCCGCGACGGGCAATTGACGGCTCAATCAGTCGCCTTCACCAGGCGCCCTCATCAGTCGTCCCCATCAGTCGTCTTTGCGCTGCAGCGCCTCGTCGACCGCCCGTGCCACCTGCTTGGGGAGATCCGCGCGGACTTTGGCCCGCTCCTCCTGACGTCCTTCCTCACGGATTTCCTCTTCGATATCCGGAGAGATGTTTACCCGCGATTTCGCTCGCTCCTCCTCGGCGGACTCGCGCACCAGCTTCCTGCCCGTCCAGGGCACGACGAAGCAGAGCAGCAGCAGGAAGAGGAGCGCACCCTGAATGAGCCAGAAGTGGCGCTCTTCCACGATCTCGTCCTCCATGCGGGCGAGCAGGAGAATCCCCGCGATACCGATCACGGGTCCCCTGCTCCTGCGCATGACCCGTGACGTAGCGCGAACACCGTCGAGAATCTGCACGAAGACACCACCTCCCGAAAGGGCCGATCTGCCGATTTATCCCATACGACGGCAATGGAACAATTCGGGTTGCGCCATCGTTCCGACATAAGCCCTTCGTGTGGCGCGAGTTCGCCGGTTGACGCGGTGAATACCGAAAGGCGCGAGGCATGAGAAAGCCCCAGGTCGATTTCGTGACCTGGGGCTTTCTCAGCGGGAGCTATGGCTATGAAGCCGGGGCCGGCGTCACATCCGTCAGCTTCCAGCGCTGGTTCAGGCCCGAGTTCGGGGTCCAGACTCCGACGCCCGCGCCGTCGTTCGTCGACTGGCCGTGTACGTCCGGGAGTTGGCCCGTGGCCACGTTCACCAGGGTCCATGTGCCGTTGCCCGTCGAGGACAGGATCCACTGGGCGGCCTCGTCGCGCGTGGCCGTGTCGCGTTCCACCACCAGGGAGTCGAAGCGGATGGCCAGGCGCTTCTTCGAGGTCGGCTGCGTCAGGGCGTAGCGCGTGCGGTTGTCGGTCGCGCCCTTGCCGATACGGTCCAGGGTCCACTGCTGGGCGTTGCCGGCCGCCGTGCTCGGCGTCTTGATGACCAGGCTCTTGCCGTCGGGGCCCACGGCCAGGTTCTTGCCGCTCTGGACGCCCGTCAGGGTGTAGCTGTGGCTGTCCTGGAGTTCGGCCTTGGCGGTCGCCACCCCCGAGACGCCGTTGACCAGGAAGGAGGTCACGGACTGGGCCGGGACCGTGATCGTCGCCTTCTTGCCGGTGACCTTCACCGCCTTCTTGCGGATCAGCTTGCCGGCGGCGTCCGTGACCACCGGGGTGATCGTCGCCTTCTTGGAGACCTTGCCGAACTTCGAGAGGTCGACCGTCACCGCGCGGGACTCGGAGGTGCTGTTGACGTGGACGACCGTCGCCTTGTCGCCCTTCTTCGCCACCGCGGCCGTGCTCGACTCGTCATTGGTCTTGATCAGACGGTCGCCCGGCTTGATGTAGTGCGTGAAGTTGCGGGCCGTGTCGAACTTGGTGTTCGTGTAGATGGGGCAGGTCTTGAGGGTGTCTGACTTGCCGCAGGCGAAGGAGAGTTGGATCGAGCCCCAGTTGCCGCCCTTCTCCGACTCACCGCCCGGCTTCATGTTGTCGTAGTCCTCGACCGGCTGCCAGAAGACCCATGCCTGGGGCTCCAGTTCGCGCAGGTCGTCGACGATGCGCTGGGCGAGGCCCAGTCCGGGGCGCATGTCGGTGAAATTCTGACCGTCGCCCCAGTCGCCCTCGACCTCGCTCATCCACAGCGGCTTGTCGGCGGCCTTGGCGAGGTCGCGGACCGTGGTGCGCTGGCTGGTGCCGTAGGTGTGGACGTTCATCTGGTCGACCAGGTCACGGACCTCCTCGGGGTAGGAGTTCCAGTTCGTGGCGAACGTGCCGGGGTTCGTCTCGTCCATCGCGGAGATCTTCGCGCGGCTGCGGGAGTCGTCCAGGACCGGGCCGAGCGCCCTGAGGACCTTCTGCTGGAGCTCGGGGCCCATGTGTGCGCCCTCCTGGCGGCCGCCGGTCGGCTGGCCGTCGGCGCCGAGCTTGGTGCCCCAGTAGTTGGTGTTGGGCTCGTTGAACGGGTCGAGGGTGTCGACCTTGATGCCGTGCGCCTTCTCCAGGCGCTCGGTGGCACCGACCAGGTACTTGGCGAAGTCCTCGACCGACTCTTCCTTCAGCTGGTCCTTCGAGGCGTCGAAGCCGCCGGAGACGTAGCCGCTCTCCGTCATGAACCACGGCGGGGAGTTGCTGAAGGTCTCCCAGTGCGTGATGTCCTTCTTGATGCGGTCGACCCACCAGCGCTGGGTGGCGTCGGCGTTCTTCTTCCAGTCCTTCTTGTCGTCGGCGCTCCACCAGTCGACGTCCTCGCGGGTGGTGCCCGCCGGGGCCTTCCACCAGCCCTCGACCGCGCCGCCGGCCCGCAGGTAGTCCTTGACGTCGGGGGCGTTGCCGCCGCCGATGTTGTAGCGGGCGATGTTGAGGTTGAGGCCGTCCTCGCCGAAGAGGAGCTTGGCGAGCTTCTCGCGTATCGCGGGCGGGTAGTCGCCGGTCGCGTTGGCGAACCAGACCAGGCTGGTGCCCCAGCCCTCGAAGCTCTGGCCCTTGTAGGAGGGGTCGGGGCTGACCGTCACGGACGCGGCGGCGGGGGCCGACGTGTCGGCGTGCGCCATCGGCAGGGAGGTCGTGGCCATGGCCGTGCCGGTGGCCAGGGCCGTGATGCCGATGGCTCCGAGGAGCCGTCTCGTACGGGTGCGGTGTGCCATTCGAGTACTCCAACTCTTCCGTGTGCCGCGTCCCGGCGGTGCATACACGGAGATCGGGGCCGACGTTCAGCGCGGTGCGGGGGGTTGCCTGGCGAGAGGGTTACTTGCGGTGCGGTAGTGCTGTTTACTGCGGTTCGCGGTGCTTTTACTGCGATTCGCGGTGCTCTCGTATGGTCTGTCGCAGTGGATGTTTACGTAAACATCCACTGAGGCGGATGTCTACACTGTCCGAATCTCGGTGGTCAAGGAGTCGTCAAGAGTCGATTGAGGAGTCGGGGGAACAAGGTGGACACAACCGACGGACGCACGAGGAGACGTGGCGCCCGGCCCCGCCAGGGGCCTTCCATGGGAGACGTCGCACGGATCGCCGGGGTCTCCGCCCAGACCGTCTCCCGGGTCTCCAACGGGTTCGCCGGCGTCAACGAGGACACCCGCCGGCAGGTCCTCGACGCCATGCGGGAACTGGGGTACCGGCCCAACAGCGCGGCGCGGGCCCTGCGGCGCGGGGAGTTCCGGACCCTCGGGGTGATCACCTTCTCCCTCTCCACCCTCGGGAACATCCGCACGCTCGACGCCATCGCCACGTCCGCCGCGCGGGAGGGGTACGCCGTCACGCTGCTGCCCGTCGCCGTGCCGACGCAGGACGAGGTGAACGGGGCGTTCTCCCGGCTCGGGGAGCTGGCCGTGGACGCCGTGATCGTGATCATGGAGGTGCATCTGCTGGACGCGGCGACCGTGTCCGTGCCGCCCGGGGTGCAGGTCGTGGTCGCCGACTCCGACGCCGGGGACCGGTACACCGTCGTCGACACCGACCAGGCGGGGGGCGCGCGGGACGCCGTACGGCATCTGCTGGAGCTGGGGCACGGGACCGTGTGGCATCTGGCGGGGCCCGAGGACTCGTTCGCGGCGCAGCGGCGGGCGAACGCGTGGCGCGCCACGCTCGCCGAGGCGGGCGTGGCGGACGCGCCGCCGCTGGTGCGCGGCGACTGGTCGGCCGAGTCCGGCTACCGGGCCGGGTTGCGGATCGCCGAGGAGGCGGACTGCACGGCCGTGTTCGTCGCGAACGATCAGATGGCGCTGGGGTTGTTGCGGGCGCTGAACGAGCGGGGGCGGCGGGTGCCCGAGGACGTGAGCGTCGTCGGGTTCGACGACATTCCCGAGGCCGCGTCGTTCCTGCCGCCCCTGACCACGGTCCACCAGGACTTCGCGGAGGTGGGGCGATTGTGTGTGGAGGGGGTGCTCCGCAAGATGCGGGAGGGTGGGCGAGAGGGGGACGAGACGGAAGGGCACGGGACGACGCTCGTGCCGACGCGGCTCGTACGGCGGCGGAGTACGGCGCCGCCGCCGGGGTCCGCCCGCTGAGCGCTCAGGTGGCGGTCGCCGTCGGCCCGTCGCGCCCTTCGCGCCCCGCGCGCCGCTGCTCGTCCCCGTGGCCGGTGACCCTGCCGTACGCCCGGTGGAGGCGGCCGAGTTCCCAGAGCAGGTATCCGCTGGCTCCGGCGAACGGGAACCATGTGCCCAGGTGGAAGACGAGGACCGGCATGTACAACAGGCCGACCAGGACGACGAACTTGAACAGGATGGCTGTGTACGGCTGACCGTGTTCGACCATGATGTGCCCTTCCCTGCTGTGGATCCACGCTGCGCGCGATCGCGTGCATGGGCCCCCTCGGCCCCTCGGCCCCTCGGCCTCTCTGCTTCGCCATGATGCCGCCGGGTCGGCGGCTCCGCGAGGGTCGGCGATTGCTGCGCCACGTATCTTCACAACGCTCCGCTATACGGTGTGGACTCGTGAACGGCATACGGGGGGCTCGGGGTTGGTGGGGGCGGGGGCGAGGGCTCGCGGAGAGGTACCCGTGGGTGGTGGATGTCGGGGTCGCCCTGTTGGTGCAGGGGGCCATGACCATGCCGTTCGTGGTGCCTCGGGCGGTCGGGCTGGCGCCGGCGACTTGGGCCGCGTACGGGATGATGACGCTCACCGTGGTGCCACTGGTGTGGCGGCGGCGGGCTCCGCTCGCTGTGCTGCTGGCGGTTCTGGTGACCAGCATGGTCTACAAGCTGGCCGTCGACGGGCCCGGGCAGCCGCTGCCGTACAACGGGCTCGTGATCGTCTACACGGTCGCCGTCCTGTCGTCGCCCTGGAAGCGGCTCGTCAGCGGGGTGCTGGTGCTGATCGCCGTGCCCGTGGGGGTGTGGCTCAACACGCGGTCGGCGCGTGAACTGACCTTCTCCGCCTTCGTGTTCACGGCCGCCTACGTCTTCGGGCGGCTCACCGACGCCCGTCAGCGCGCCCACCGGGTGGAGGCCGAGCGGGCCGCCGCGCGGGAACGGGCCCGCATCGCACGGGAGATGCACGACATCCTCTCCCACGCCGTCAGTCTGATGATCGTGCAGGCGGAGGCCGGGCCCGTGGCGGTG encodes the following:
- a CDS encoding AfsR/SARP family transcriptional regulator is translated as MRLDVLGAVRALRDDGTPVDLGGPRHREVLARLVAAGGRMVPTDTLVDDLWAEPPVRAVGALRTFVAALRRAIEPDRPPRTPPRVLVTEGPGYALRLPRDTVDVHRFEDALARARHTPDALTDLDAALEAWRGPAYADVTGSAWAQRERTRLEELRLEGTELRARLLLDSGSGAELVAELGAHVAEHPWREPAWGLLARALHRAGRTADALATLRRARTMLADQLGLDPGADLRRLEMDILQGATTLQPPHTVWSAGVPLGPRTTVELARTLALAGGDALINSRRDRLAAARAAERTGDIALTARVIGAYDVPALWSRADDPEQSRAVVAAAERTLTALGTDGPAELRARLLATVAVESRSAELSAIELRRAGQAAREAEALARELGDPALLVFALNGVFLQSFTRPGLAAARDVIGAEILDLATRHKLANFAVLGRLIRLQSASALGDLDAATAHAEAAEQLALSTEASAVPVLTSWFRARVTAARSTAPGGPSAATAAAHYRAVEDALAETAGMPGLHRGLFALALLGLRLLHGRPAPTDPALDWGPYHPWTRPLVLLAHNRTEEARTALTTAPEPPLDHMQEALWCLTAHAAARLHERPLAARAATALRAARLEHAGGASGMLTLGPVALYLAEAEACANKG
- a CDS encoding LacI family DNA-binding transcriptional regulator, whose amino-acid sequence is MGDVARIAGVSAQTVSRVSNGFAGVNEDTRRQVLDAMRELGYRPNSAARALRRGEFRTLGVITFSLSTLGNIRTLDAIATSAAREGYAVTLLPVAVPTQDEVNGAFSRLGELAVDAVIVIMEVHLLDAATVSVPPGVQVVVADSDAGDRYTVVDTDQAGGARDAVRHLLELGHGTVWHLAGPEDSFAAQRRANAWRATLAEAGVADAPPLVRGDWSAESGYRAGLRIAEEADCTAVFVANDQMALGLLRALNERGRRVPEDVSVVGFDDIPEAASFLPPLTTVHQDFAEVGRLCVEGVLRKMREGGREGDETEGHGTTLVPTRLVRRRSTAPPPGSAR
- a CDS encoding glycoside hydrolase yields the protein MAHRTRTRRLLGAIGITALATGTAMATTSLPMAHADTSAPAAASVTVSPDPSYKGQSFEGWGTSLVWFANATGDYPPAIREKLAKLLFGEDGLNLNIARYNIGGGNAPDVKDYLRAGGAVEGWWKAPAGTTREDVDWWSADDKKDWKKNADATQRWWVDRIKKDITHWETFSNSPPWFMTESGYVSGGFDASKDQLKEESVEDFAKYLVGATERLEKAHGIKVDTLDPFNEPNTNYWGTKLGADGQPTGGRQEGAHMGPELQQKVLRALGPVLDDSRSRAKISAMDETNPGTFATNWNSYPEEVRDLVDQMNVHTYGTSQRTTVRDLAKAADKPLWMSEVEGDWGDGQNFTDMRPGLGLAQRIVDDLRELEPQAWVFWQPVEDYDNMKPGGESEKGGNWGSIQLSFACGKSDTLKTCPIYTNTKFDTARNFTHYIKPGDRLIKTNDESSTAAVAKKGDKATVVHVNSTSESRAVTVDLSKFGKVSKKATITPVVTDAAGKLIRKKAVKVTGKKATITVPAQSVTSFLVNGVSGVATAKAELQDSHSYTLTGVQSGKNLAVGPDGKSLVIKTPSTAAGNAQQWTLDRIGKGATDNRTRYALTQPTSKKRLAIRFDSLVVERDTATRDEAAQWILSSTGNGTWTLVNVATGQLPDVHGQSTNDGAGVGVWTPNSGLNQRWKLTDVTPAPAS